The following coding sequences lie in one Sphingomonas sp. M1-B02 genomic window:
- a CDS encoding acetyl-CoA C-acyltransferase has protein sequence MREAAIVSTARTGIGKAKRGYFSDTEAPLLAAHVMNAAVARAGIDPARIDDVFYGMGNQWGTQGGNMARHALFAAGIPHSVPAFSLDRKCGSGLTAIALAARSIMTDEVDVALAGGMESISLTMQNAPRYVNQSVIGPVPTAYMPMIETAEVVAERYGISREAQDAFAATSQQRAAAGLARGAFDAEIAPITVEKALFDKAGARIGSETVTVTQDEGIRPGTSVEGLAALKPVWKDGAFVQEGRNVTAGNASQLSDGAAAQILMDRATAEAEGLPILGIYRGFQVAGCEPDEMGIGPVFAIPKLLRRAGLEVGDIGLWEINEAFASQCLYCRDRLGIDPDLLNVNGGAIAIGHPFGMSGSRMAGHALIEGRRRGVRFVVVSMCTAGGMGAAGLFELV, from the coding sequence ATGCGCGAAGCCGCTATCGTTTCAACTGCCCGCACCGGGATCGGCAAGGCCAAGCGCGGCTATTTCAGCGACACTGAAGCACCGCTGCTCGCGGCGCATGTGATGAACGCCGCCGTGGCGCGCGCGGGGATCGATCCGGCGCGGATCGACGACGTCTTCTACGGCATGGGCAACCAGTGGGGGACGCAAGGCGGCAATATGGCGCGGCATGCGCTGTTCGCGGCGGGAATCCCGCACAGCGTCCCCGCCTTCAGCCTGGACCGGAAATGCGGATCGGGGCTGACGGCGATTGCCCTGGCCGCGCGGTCGATCATGACCGACGAAGTGGATGTGGCGCTGGCGGGAGGCATGGAATCGATCTCGCTGACGATGCAGAATGCGCCGCGCTATGTGAACCAATCGGTGATCGGGCCGGTGCCGACCGCTTATATGCCGATGATCGAGACCGCCGAAGTGGTGGCGGAACGCTATGGCATCAGCCGCGAGGCGCAGGACGCGTTCGCCGCGACGAGCCAGCAGCGCGCGGCGGCGGGGCTCGCGCGCGGCGCCTTCGACGCGGAGATTGCACCGATCACGGTGGAGAAGGCGTTGTTCGACAAGGCCGGCGCGCGGATCGGCAGCGAGACGGTGACGGTCACGCAGGATGAGGGGATCCGCCCGGGCACCAGCGTCGAAGGGCTCGCCGCGCTCAAGCCGGTGTGGAAGGACGGCGCATTCGTGCAGGAAGGCCGCAATGTCACCGCGGGCAATGCCAGCCAGCTTTCGGACGGTGCGGCGGCCCAGATATTGATGGATCGCGCGACCGCCGAGGCGGAGGGGCTGCCGATCCTGGGAATCTATCGCGGTTTCCAGGTGGCGGGGTGCGAGCCCGACGAGATGGGGATCGGGCCGGTGTTCGCCATCCCCAAGCTGCTGCGCCGCGCGGGGCTCGAGGTCGGCGATATCGGGCTGTGGGAGATCAACGAGGCGTTCGCCAGCCAGTGCCTCTATTGCCGCGACAGGCTGGGGATCGATCCCGATCTGCTCAACGTCAATGGCGGGGCGATCGCGATCGGCCACCCCTTCGGGATGAGCGGGAGCAGGATGGCGGGACATGCGCTGA